The Pirellulales bacterium genomic sequence GTGCGGCAAGCGGCAGCCCCACCAACGGCCCGGCGCCCGGAGGCAACGGTAGCGACGCCACATCGGGATTGCAGATCGTCGTTCCCGCCGCAAAGCCGACTTCGGTGATGCCGAATCCCGTGCGGACGAAAACCGCTCCAGCACCGACCGGAAGCGCGGCTGCGAATTAGCGGCAGTGCCGGGCGTGTGCCACTGGCAAGCGCAGTCTGCCAGTGCCGACCGCGGTTTGATACGGTCGAATGGAATTGGGCCGAACGGCCGCGATCTTTGGCGGCTTCCACATCCGGTGGCGCTCACACTGGCCGACTGCGCTGGCCAGTGGCGCTCACACTGGCCGACTGCGCTGGCCAGCGGCACACGGCGGCACACGCACTGGCCGACGGGAGTCCCTACGAACTTTTGGGCTCAGGCTTGGCAAGCATCTGCAATTGCACGAGCGGTTTTCCCGCCTCGGCTGTGCTGCCGGAGCCTAACGATTGCGGACGATTGCTTGCCGAGCAACTGCCGCACGCTCCGCATCCGCCGGATCGTTTTTTGACAATCGATCGCCAGCCACGGCGGACCAGATAGGCCGTCGCCATCAACACGATGGCCAAAGTCGCGATCGTTTGCCATCCAGCCGTCATACCGCACCGAATCGGGTCCGCTGCTTCAATTCCCCCGCGCCAGCCTTTCGCTCCAACCGTCGCGGATTTATCCGCCCAGCCACGTGCCGATGTGAAACGTCGCAAACGCGCCGATATAGGCCAAGGCGGTCATATAAGCGAACGTAAAGACCGGCCAGCGCCAACTGTTTGTCTCTTTCTTGATGATCACCAGCGTGGCTGCGCATTGAGCGCAGAGCGCGAAGAAGACCATCACGGAAAGCGCCACGGGCACGGTGAACACCGGTTGCCCGGTCTCATCCCAAGTTGCGTTGCGCAGTTGGCGTTGAAGCTGCGTCTGCGTTTCCTTTTCGTCGAGATCGGCGTCTTTGCCGAGGTTGTAAATCACACCCAGTGTTCCGAGAACGACTTCGCGGGCCGGAAACGAGGCAATCGCCGCGCAGCCGAGCCGCCAGTCCCAGCCCAACGGCCGCACGACCGGTTCGACGGAACGGCCCATTCGTCCGAGCAAGCTTTGCCGCTGATAGGCGCCGTCTTCCAATTTCACTTGTTCGTCGTGATCCTTGAATCGATCCAACTCTTGCTCAAGAAATTCGCGGCGATCTCCAGCGGCCGGGTCCACCTTCGCGGCCGCCAATTGCTGCTCGAGCGACTCGCGATGCATGCGCAA encodes the following:
- a CDS encoding FeoB-associated Cys-rich membrane protein; this encodes MTAGWQTIATLAIVLMATAYLVRRGWRSIVKKRSGGCGACGSCSASNRPQSLGSGSTAEAGKPLVQLQMLAKPEPKSS